From Salinirubellus salinus, the proteins below share one genomic window:
- a CDS encoding acetyl-CoA carboxylase biotin carboxylase subunit encodes MFDKVLVANRGEIAVRVMRACEDLGVGTVAVYSEADKHSGHVRYADEAYNIGPARAADSYLDHEAVIEAAEKAGADAIHPGYGFLAENAEFAAKVEATEGVTWVGPSSDSMEQLGEKTKARKTMTAADVPIVPGTTDPCETVEEVHEFGEEYGYPIAIKAEGGGGGRGMKVVEGPEEAEEQLQTAKREGEAYFDNDNVYLERYLENPRHIEVQIVADGHGNVRHLGERDCSLQRRHQKVIEEGPSPALTDELREKIGEAARRGADAAGYVNAGTFEFLVEEEDRDGASGELLDENANFYFLEVNTRIQVEHCVTEEITGIDIVKWQIRIAAGEEIDFSQDDVEIDGHAMEFRINAENAAKEFAPSQGGKLETYDPPGGPGVRMDDALRQGDDLVTDYDSMVAKLVVHGGSREECIARSKRALAEYDIEGIVTIVPFHRMMLEDDPFLAGEHTTKYLDESMEQERLTEAQEKWGPADSTPSADDEETVEREFTVEVNGKRFQVNLEERASAVAARGGGGGGSGPRPSRGGGSGGGGGSGGGTTTVEGDSIDAEMQGTILEVNVDEGDTVEAGDVVCVLEAMKMENDVIAEHGGTVKQVAVEEGQSVNQGDVLIVFE; translated from the coding sequence ATGTTCGACAAGGTACTCGTCGCCAACCGAGGTGAGATCGCGGTTCGCGTCATGCGGGCCTGCGAGGACCTCGGGGTCGGGACCGTCGCGGTGTACAGCGAGGCGGACAAACACTCCGGGCACGTCCGCTACGCGGACGAGGCGTACAACATCGGGCCGGCGCGCGCGGCCGACTCCTACCTCGACCACGAGGCCGTCATCGAGGCCGCGGAGAAGGCGGGCGCCGACGCCATCCACCCCGGCTACGGCTTCCTCGCGGAGAACGCCGAGTTCGCCGCGAAGGTCGAGGCGACCGAGGGCGTCACGTGGGTCGGCCCGAGTTCGGACTCGATGGAGCAGCTCGGCGAGAAGACGAAGGCCCGCAAGACGATGACCGCGGCCGACGTCCCCATCGTCCCCGGCACGACCGACCCCTGCGAGACCGTCGAGGAGGTCCACGAGTTCGGCGAGGAGTACGGCTACCCCATCGCCATCAAGGCCGAGGGCGGCGGCGGTGGCCGCGGGATGAAGGTCGTCGAGGGCCCCGAGGAGGCCGAGGAGCAACTCCAGACGGCCAAGCGCGAGGGCGAGGCGTACTTCGACAACGACAACGTCTACCTCGAACGCTACCTCGAGAACCCGCGGCACATCGAGGTCCAGATCGTCGCCGACGGCCACGGCAACGTCCGGCACCTCGGCGAGCGTGACTGCTCGCTCCAGCGCCGCCACCAGAAGGTCATCGAGGAGGGACCGTCCCCGGCGCTGACCGACGAGCTCCGGGAGAAGATCGGCGAGGCCGCCCGCCGCGGTGCGGACGCAGCGGGCTACGTCAACGCCGGCACGTTCGAGTTCCTCGTCGAGGAGGAGGACCGCGACGGCGCGTCCGGCGAACTCCTCGACGAGAACGCGAACTTCTACTTCCTCGAGGTGAACACACGCATCCAGGTCGAACACTGCGTCACCGAGGAGATCACGGGCATCGACATCGTGAAGTGGCAGATTCGCATCGCTGCCGGCGAGGAGATCGACTTCTCGCAGGACGACGTGGAGATCGACGGCCACGCGATGGAGTTCCGCATCAACGCGGAGAACGCGGCCAAGGAGTTCGCCCCCTCGCAAGGCGGCAAACTGGAGACGTACGACCCGCCGGGCGGCCCCGGCGTGCGGATGGACGACGCGCTCCGGCAGGGCGACGACCTCGTCACCGACTACGACTCGATGGTGGCGAAGCTCGTCGTCCACGGTGGGTCCCGTGAGGAGTGTATCGCCCGGTCGAAGCGTGCGCTCGCGGAGTACGATATCGAGGGTATCGTCACCATCGTCCCGTTCCACCGGATGATGCTCGAGGACGACCCGTTCCTCGCCGGCGAGCACACGACGAAGTACCTCGACGAGTCGATGGAACAGGAGCGGCTGACCGAGGCGCAGGAGAAGTGGGGGCCGGCCGACTCCACGCCCTCGGCCGACGACGAGGAGACGGTCGAGCGCGAGTTCACCGTCGAGGTCAACGGCAAGCGGTTCCAGGTCAACCTGGAGGAGCGTGCCTCCGCGGTGGCCGCTCGCGGTGGCGGTGGTGGCGGGAGCGGTCCGCGCCCCTCGCGTGGTGGTGGCTCCGGCGGTGGCGGGGGGTCCGGCGGCGGGACGACGACCGTCGAGGGCGACTCCATCGACGCCGAGATGCAGGGGACCATCCTCGAGGTGAACGTCGACGAGGGCGACACCGTCGAGGCCGGCGACGTGGTCTGCGTGCTGGAGGCGATGAAGATGGAGAACGACGTCATCGCCGAGCACGGCGGCACGGTCAAACAGGTGGCCGTCGAGGAGGGCCAGTCGGTGAACCAGGGCGACGTGCTCATCGTCTTCGAGTGA
- a CDS encoding acc operon protein — protein MSDDEYEFDVPDDASEDEAVAIAAVVNAHLAALEAAADTEESAQEPWNPRRWSFAGRVSALQRREARVPTSAPEDAWTAAGRTTRMR, from the coding sequence ATGAGCGACGACGAGTACGAGTTCGACGTCCCGGACGACGCCAGCGAGGACGAGGCCGTCGCCATCGCCGCGGTGGTGAACGCCCACCTCGCGGCGCTGGAGGCGGCCGCAGACACCGAGGAGTCGGCCCAGGAGCCGTGGAACCCCCGACGGTGGTCGTTCGCCGGTCGCGTCTCGGCGCTCCAGCGACGGGAGGCACGGGTCCCGACGTCCGCGCCCGAGGACGCCTGGACCGCAGCGGGACGGACGACGCGGATGCGGTGA
- a CDS encoding acyl-CoA carboxylase subunit beta has translation MEDRIDELRERKAEAEKGGGEARIEAQHEKGKMTARERVDYFVDDGTFEEFDTLREHRSTNFDMDEKKVPGDGVVTGYGEVDGRTVFVFAHDFTVFGGSLGEVFAEKVTKMMDRAIETGAPIIGLNDSAGARIQEGIDSLAGYAEIFHRNQKASGVVPQISAIMGPCAGGAVYSPAITDFIFMVQETSHMFITGPDVIETVTGEEVGFEELGGAGTHTGESGVAHFSAAAEEQALDDIRHLLSYLPQNNVEDPPSVEPWDDPERECTAAEDVVPDQPQKPYDITDVIGDVVDEQSFFEVAEAYARNIVTGFARLDGHAVGVVANQPRVNAGTLDIDASLKGSRFVRFCDAFNIPILTFVDVPGFMPGTDQEHGGIIKHGAKLLYAYSEATVPLMTVITRKAYGGAYDVMASKHLEADVNYAWPTAEIAVMGPQGAVNVLYRDELADADDPDSLRDDLIDEYRETFANPYTAAERGFVDDVIEPKDTRRRLIRDLDVLRSKRKENPSRKHGNIPL, from the coding sequence ATGGAAGACCGCATCGACGAGTTACGCGAGCGGAAGGCCGAAGCCGAGAAGGGCGGCGGCGAGGCCCGTATCGAGGCGCAGCACGAGAAGGGCAAGATGACCGCTCGCGAGCGTGTCGACTACTTCGTCGACGACGGCACGTTCGAGGAGTTCGACACGCTCCGGGAACACCGCTCGACCAACTTCGACATGGACGAGAAGAAGGTGCCCGGCGACGGCGTCGTCACCGGCTACGGCGAGGTGGACGGCCGTACCGTCTTCGTCTTCGCCCACGACTTCACCGTCTTCGGCGGGTCGCTCGGCGAGGTGTTCGCGGAGAAGGTGACCAAGATGATGGACCGAGCCATCGAGACGGGTGCGCCCATCATCGGACTGAACGACTCGGCGGGTGCCCGCATCCAGGAGGGTATCGACTCGCTCGCGGGCTACGCCGAGATCTTCCACCGCAACCAGAAGGCAAGCGGCGTCGTCCCCCAGATATCGGCCATCATGGGCCCGTGTGCAGGCGGTGCGGTCTACTCCCCCGCCATCACGGACTTCATCTTCATGGTCCAGGAGACCAGCCACATGTTCATCACCGGGCCGGACGTCATCGAGACGGTCACGGGCGAGGAGGTGGGGTTCGAGGAACTCGGCGGCGCGGGGACCCACACCGGCGAGTCGGGCGTCGCGCACTTCTCGGCGGCGGCCGAGGAACAGGCGCTCGACGACATCCGGCACCTGCTCTCGTACCTCCCGCAGAACAACGTGGAGGACCCGCCGAGCGTGGAGCCGTGGGACGACCCGGAACGGGAGTGTACGGCCGCCGAGGACGTCGTGCCCGACCAGCCCCAGAAGCCGTACGACATCACCGACGTCATCGGCGACGTGGTCGACGAGCAGTCGTTCTTCGAGGTGGCCGAGGCGTACGCCCGCAACATCGTCACGGGGTTCGCGCGTCTCGACGGGCACGCGGTCGGCGTCGTGGCGAACCAGCCCCGCGTGAACGCCGGGACGCTGGACATCGACGCCTCGCTCAAGGGCTCGCGGTTCGTCCGCTTCTGCGACGCGTTCAACATCCCCATCCTGACGTTCGTGGACGTGCCGGGGTTCATGCCCGGCACCGACCAGGAGCACGGCGGCATCATCAAGCACGGCGCGAAACTCCTGTACGCCTACAGCGAGGCGACGGTCCCGCTGATGACCGTCATCACGCGCAAGGCGTACGGCGGCGCGTACGACGTCATGGCCTCGAAACACCTCGAGGCGGACGTGAACTACGCGTGGCCCACGGCCGAGATCGCCGTGATGGGGCCACAGGGCGCGGTGAACGTCCTCTACCGCGACGAACTCGCCGACGCCGACGACCCCGACTCACTGCGCGACGACCTCATCGACGAGTACCGCGAGACGTTCGCGAACCCGTACACGGCGGCCGAGCGGGGGTTCGTCGACGACGTCATCGAGCCGAAGGACACGCGCCGTCGTCTCATCCGCGACCTCGACGTGCTGCGCTCGAAGCGCAAGGAGAACCCCTCGCGGAAACACGGTAACATCCCGCTGTGA